A single window of Sphaerodactylus townsendi isolate TG3544 linkage group LG03, MPM_Stown_v2.3, whole genome shotgun sequence DNA harbors:
- the METTL23 gene encoding histone-arginine methyltransferase METTL23 isoform X1 has translation MVRQVFPKRALMCNSPPKFTVRQYRFTDEQEEHERQHSKSELVVLIPEVLDPQYGMYVWPCAVVLAQYVWFHRRLVRDKRILELGAGVSLPGILAAKCGAEVTLSDNAALPQCLANCRRSCEMNNLSGVFVTGITWGQISPALLALPPVDIILASDVFFEPEDFEDVISTVHYLMEKNTHTQFWTTYQVRSADWSIQGLLLKWEMESIYVPLQSFEANKEQLAHSHLPGRHTIEMMVITKVTMPHTVTP, from the exons ATGGTTCGCCAGGTCTTCCCAAAACGAGCTCTCATGTGCAATTCGCCCCCCAAATTCACGGTGCGACAGTACAGGTTTACGGACGAGCAAGAAGAGCACGAAAGACAACACTCGAAATCAGAGCTGGTGGTCCTCATCCCTGAG GTTCTTGATCCTCAGTATGGAATGTATGTTTGGCCTTGTGCAGTGGTTTTGGCCCAGTATGTATGGTTTCATAGAAGATTAGTCCGCGATAAGAGAATTTTGGAG CTTGGAGCGGGCGTGAGTCTTCCTGGAATACTGGCAGCAAAATGTGGAGCTGAAGTTACGCTGTCAGATAACGCAGCACTTCCTCAGTGTCTGGCCAACTGTCGTCGGAGCTGTGAGATGAATAATCTCTCTGGGGTATTTGTAACAGGAATCACCTGGGGTCAGATATCACCTGCCCTGTTGGCCTTGCCTCCAGTAGACATCATTTTGGCATCAGACGTGTTTTTTGAACCAGAAG ACTTTGAAGACGTGATAAGTACCGTACACTACCTAATGGagaagaatacacacacacagttttggaCTACTTATCAAGTTAGAAG TGCTGATTGGTCCATCCAAGGATTACTCCTCAAATGGGAAATGGAAAGCATATATGTGCCCCTACAGTCTTTTGAAGCCAACAAGGAACAACTTGCACACTCTCATCTTCCAGGAAGACACACAATTGAAATGATGGTTATCACTAAAGTAACTATGCCTCACACTGTAACaccttga
- the SRSF2 gene encoding serine/arginine-rich splicing factor 2, translated as MSYGRPPPDVEGMTSLKVDNLTYRTSPDTLRRVFEKYGRVGDVYIPRDRYTKESRGFAFVRFHDKRDAEDAMDAMDGAVLDGRELRVQMARYGRPPDSHHSRRGPPPRRYGSGGYGRRSRSPRRRRRSRSRSRSRSRSRSRSRYSRSKSRSRTRSRSRSTSKSRSARRSKSKSSSVSRSRSRSRSRSRSRSPPPVSKRESKSRSRSKSPPKSPEEEGAVSS; from the exons ATGAGTTACGGGCGGCCGCCGCCTGACGTAGAAGGCATGACCTCGCTGAAGGTGGACAACTTGACTTACCGCACCTCCCCGGACACCCTGCGCCGCGTCTTCGAGAAATACGGTCGCGTGGGGGACGTCTACATCCCCCGAGATCGCTACACCAAGGAGAGCCGCGGCTTCGCCTTCGTGCGTTTCCATGACAAGCGCGACGCCGAGGACGCCATGGATGCCATGGACGGGGCCGTTCTCGACGGGCGGGAACTCCGCGTGCAGATGGCCCGCTACGGGAGACCCCCGGACTCCCACCACAGCCGGCGCGGGCCCCCTCCGCGGCGCTACGGAAGCGGGGGCTACGGACGTCGCAGCAGGAG CCCCAGAAGACGGCGCCGGAGCCGATCCCGAAGTAGAAGCCGATCCAGATCCCGCAGCAGGTCACGCTACAGTCGCTCCAAGTCCAGATCCCGCACACGATCCCGGTCTCGTTCCACCTCCAAGTCCAGGTCTGCCAGGAGGTCGAAGTCCAAGTCCTCATCGGTGTCGAGATCTCGTTCGCGGTCGAGATCCCGATCGAGATCAAGAAGTCCCCCTCCTGTCTCAAAGAGGGAATCAAAGTCCAGATCCCGTTCAAAGAGCCCCCCTAAGTCTCCAGAAGAGGAAGGAGCTGTGTCATCCTAG
- the METTL23 gene encoding histone-arginine methyltransferase METTL23 isoform X2 codes for MYVWPCAVVLAQYVWFHRRLVRDKRILELGAGVSLPGILAAKCGAEVTLSDNAALPQCLANCRRSCEMNNLSGVFVTGITWGQISPALLALPPVDIILASDVFFEPEDFEDVISTVHYLMEKNTHTQFWTTYQVRSADWSIQGLLLKWEMESIYVPLQSFEANKEQLAHSHLPGRHTIEMMVITKVTMPHTVTP; via the exons ATGTATGTTTGGCCTTGTGCAGTGGTTTTGGCCCAGTATGTATGGTTTCATAGAAGATTAGTCCGCGATAAGAGAATTTTGGAG CTTGGAGCGGGCGTGAGTCTTCCTGGAATACTGGCAGCAAAATGTGGAGCTGAAGTTACGCTGTCAGATAACGCAGCACTTCCTCAGTGTCTGGCCAACTGTCGTCGGAGCTGTGAGATGAATAATCTCTCTGGGGTATTTGTAACAGGAATCACCTGGGGTCAGATATCACCTGCCCTGTTGGCCTTGCCTCCAGTAGACATCATTTTGGCATCAGACGTGTTTTTTGAACCAGAAG ACTTTGAAGACGTGATAAGTACCGTACACTACCTAATGGagaagaatacacacacacagttttggaCTACTTATCAAGTTAGAAG TGCTGATTGGTCCATCCAAGGATTACTCCTCAAATGGGAAATGGAAAGCATATATGTGCCCCTACAGTCTTTTGAAGCCAACAAGGAACAACTTGCACACTCTCATCTTCCAGGAAGACACACAATTGAAATGATGGTTATCACTAAAGTAACTATGCCTCACACTGTAACaccttga